One segment of Bacillus alkalisoli DNA contains the following:
- the putP gene encoding sodium/proline symporter PutP: MDTGTFISLALYFIAMLGIGLYAYKKSTSDLSGYMLGGRRLGPGVTALSAGASDMSGWMLMGLPGAMYVSGISSIWIAIGLTIGAYLNYIIVAPRLRTYTEVANDSITIPDFFENRFFDGTRLLRFVSAVVIIIFFTLYTSSGLVAGGTLFNSAFNMDYKVGLFVTAGVVVAYTLFGGFLAVSLTDFVQGCIMFLALVLVPIVAFTHLGGPAQTFDEIRAIDPSYLNLFSGMTVLGIISLLAWGLGYFGQPHIIVRFMAIKNVKDLKAARRIGISWMTVSIIGAMATGLVGIAYVSQTGVSFSNDDAETIFIVLSQILFDPIIGGFLLAAILAAIMSTISSQLLVTSSALTEDFYKTFLRKEATDKELVLAGRISVLIVALVAIMLSYTPNDTILNLVGNAWAGFGAAFGPVIILSLYWKRMNRWGALAGMLTGALTVLFWIYAPIEIDGQSLSGWMYEMVPGFVLATIAVIVVSYLTNFPRKKVREGFKEMEDTLEEETK; the protein is encoded by the coding sequence ATGGATACTGGTACCTTTATTTCATTAGCGTTATACTTCATTGCCATGTTAGGGATTGGATTATACGCGTATAAAAAATCTACAAGTGACCTGTCCGGTTATATGCTTGGTGGACGCCGTCTTGGTCCAGGGGTTACAGCATTATCGGCTGGAGCATCTGACATGAGTGGTTGGATGTTAATGGGTCTTCCAGGTGCGATGTATGTTTCTGGTATATCAAGCATTTGGATTGCAATCGGTTTAACAATCGGTGCGTATTTGAACTATATTATCGTTGCCCCACGTCTTCGTACTTACACAGAAGTAGCGAACGATTCTATTACAATCCCAGATTTCTTTGAAAACCGTTTCTTTGACGGTACTCGATTACTACGTTTCGTATCTGCGGTCGTTATTATTATTTTCTTTACTTTATACACATCTTCGGGTTTAGTAGCAGGCGGGACATTGTTTAATAGTGCATTTAATATGGACTATAAAGTAGGCTTATTTGTAACTGCAGGTGTAGTTGTTGCCTATACTTTATTTGGTGGATTTTTAGCTGTTAGTTTAACAGACTTTGTTCAAGGGTGTATTATGTTCTTAGCACTCGTACTAGTCCCAATCGTAGCTTTTACACACCTTGGTGGTCCTGCACAAACATTTGATGAAATCCGTGCAATTGATCCTTCGTACCTGAATTTATTTTCGGGAATGACTGTTTTAGGAATTATTTCTTTATTAGCATGGGGCTTAGGTTACTTCGGTCAGCCACATATTATTGTTCGATTTATGGCAATAAAAAATGTGAAAGACTTAAAAGCTGCACGACGTATCGGTATTAGCTGGATGACGGTTTCTATCATTGGTGCGATGGCTACTGGTCTTGTCGGTATTGCTTATGTATCCCAAACTGGGGTAAGCTTTTCCAATGATGATGCGGAAACAATCTTTATTGTGTTATCGCAAATATTGTTTGATCCCATAATTGGAGGGTTTTTACTTGCAGCCATTTTAGCAGCAATCATGAGTACAATTTCTTCTCAATTACTAGTTACATCAAGTGCCCTTACAGAAGATTTTTATAAAACATTTTTAAGAAAAGAAGCAACGGATAAAGAGTTAGTTTTAGCAGGTCGTATTTCGGTATTGATCGTCGCTTTAGTTGCGATTATGTTATCTTATACACCAAACGACACTATCTTAAACCTTGTTGGTAATGCGTGGGCTGGATTTGGTGCTGCATTTGGACCAGTTATCATTTTAAGCTTGTACTGGAAGCGAATGAATCGCTGGGGTGCTTTAGCTGGTATGTTAACAGGTGCGTTAACGGTACTATTCTGGATTTACGCTCCAATTGAAATAGATGGACAATCATTAAGTGGTTGGATGTACGAAATGGTTCCCGGTTTTGTCCTTGCAACCATTGCAGTAATTGTTGTGTCTTATTTAACAAACTTCCCACGTAAAAAAGTACGTGAAGGCTTTAAAGAGATGGAAGATACGTTAGAAGAGGAAACAAAATAA
- the pruA gene encoding L-glutamate gamma-semialdehyde dehydrogenase, whose amino-acid sequence MVLPYKHEPFTDFTNEENKKAYLEGLKLVESYLGQDYPLVIGGERVTTDEKIVSVNPANKEEVIGRVSKANQELAEKAMQIADETFNTWRKTKPEMRADILFRAAAIIRRRKDEFSALLTKEAGKPWNEADADTAEAIDFLEFYARQMLKIKDGVPVESRPGEYNRYGYVPLGVGVIISPWNFPFAIMAGTAVAAIVTGNTVLLKPASTTPIVAAKFVEVMEEAGLPAGVLNFIPGSGAEVGDYLVDHPRTRFISFTGSRDVGLRIYERASKVNPGQIWLKRVIAEMGGKDTIVVDKEGDLELAAQSIVKSAFGFSGQKCSACSRAVIVEDVYDQVLARAVELTKELVVGDPTDPSNYMGPVIDQAAFDKIMSYVEIGKEEGRLMAGGEGDSSKGFFVQPTIIADVEPKARLMQEEIFGPVVAFSKAKDFDHALEIANNTEYGLTGAVITNNRDHIEQAREDFHVGNLYFNRGCTGAIVGYQPFGGFNMSGTDSKAGGPDYLLLHMQAKTTSETL is encoded by the coding sequence ATGGTATTACCTTACAAACATGAACCATTTACTGATTTCACTAATGAGGAAAACAAGAAAGCTTATTTAGAAGGCTTAAAACTTGTAGAATCTTATTTAGGACAAGATTATCCTTTAGTAATTGGAGGCGAGCGTGTTACGACTGATGAAAAAATCGTATCCGTGAACCCAGCGAATAAAGAAGAGGTTATTGGTCGTGTATCAAAAGCGAACCAAGAGCTAGCTGAAAAAGCAATGCAAATTGCGGATGAAACATTTAACACTTGGCGTAAAACAAAGCCGGAAATGAGAGCTGATATCTTATTCCGCGCAGCAGCGATCATTCGTCGTCGTAAGGATGAATTCTCTGCTCTTTTAACAAAAGAAGCAGGTAAACCTTGGAATGAGGCAGATGCAGATACTGCAGAAGCTATCGATTTCTTAGAGTTTTATGCTCGTCAAATGTTAAAAATTAAAGATGGTGTTCCAGTAGAAAGTCGTCCTGGTGAATACAACCGTTACGGATATGTTCCACTAGGTGTTGGTGTAATTATTTCTCCTTGGAACTTCCCATTTGCAATCATGGCTGGTACAGCAGTAGCAGCAATCGTAACAGGTAACACTGTATTATTAAAACCAGCTTCTACAACTCCAATTGTAGCAGCTAAATTCGTAGAAGTGATGGAAGAAGCAGGATTACCTGCCGGTGTACTAAACTTCATCCCAGGTAGTGGAGCAGAAGTTGGGGACTACTTAGTAGACCACCCACGTACTCGTTTTATCTCTTTCACAGGATCTCGTGATGTTGGATTACGTATTTATGAGCGTGCTTCTAAAGTAAACCCTGGCCAAATTTGGTTAAAGCGTGTAATCGCTGAAATGGGCGGAAAAGACACTATCGTAGTAGATAAAGAGGGCGATTTAGAATTAGCTGCTCAATCTATCGTAAAATCTGCGTTCGGTTTCTCTGGACAAAAATGTTCTGCATGTTCTCGTGCGGTAATCGTAGAAGATGTATATGATCAAGTATTAGCTCGTGCTGTTGAGTTAACAAAAGAATTAGTAGTTGGCGATCCAACAGACCCTTCGAACTACATGGGCCCTGTAATTGACCAAGCTGCATTCGATAAAATTATGAGCTATGTAGAAATCGGAAAAGAAGAAGGCCGCTTAATGGCTGGTGGAGAAGGAGATAGCTCTAAAGGTTTCTTTGTTCAACCAACTATCATTGCGGATGTAGAGCCGAAAGCTCGCTTAATGCAAGAAGAAATCTTCGGACCTGTTGTAGCATTCTCTAAAGCAAAAGACTTTGATCATGCTTTAGAAATCGCAAACAACACTGAGTATGGTTTAACTGGTGCTGTTATCACGAACAACCGTGACCATATTGAACAAGCTCGCGAAGACTTCCACGTAGGTAACCTTTACTTCAATCGTGGTTGTACAGGTGCAATCGTTGGATACCAACCATTTGGTGGATTCAACATGTCTGGTACTGACTCTAAAGCTGGTGGCCCGGACTACCTATTATTACACATGCAAGCTAAAACAACTTCAGAGACGTTATAA
- a CDS encoding CamS family sex pheromone protein: MNRYITVLLGASLLLTGCIPGFEKQEEVIQDPLQEEAERAIVPRYKISDEYYQTILPFKPGQTRGQVVPRLGSRYDVDEFETGLMRHSLTQFPSSTYLYQDGQTISRNAVSAWLSRNEGEESLGLNPPLKIGGNDQETNESSPIILAHILEQNYLVRKNDGAVELGGVTIGLALNTVHSYEMVLESGVPVARDYDIPDNRIESEGRRMAEEIVARVRNEVGSGIPIMVALYKQSPNTSIVPGTFIAKATVGENSASVGRWETINESYQYFPSSAAMRDFRDDAVRFQNFKADIEDYFPNHTGVVGTGHFIEEDLQSLTIRINMDYHGKAELIGFTQYVTSLVLEHFPAHINLQLSIMSIKGPEALIVRDAGAEKPFVHIY; the protein is encoded by the coding sequence GTGAATAGGTATATAACCGTTCTCCTTGGTGCTTCTCTTTTGTTAACTGGATGTATACCTGGTTTTGAAAAACAAGAAGAGGTTATACAAGATCCATTACAGGAAGAGGCAGAAAGAGCAATTGTTCCGCGGTATAAAATATCAGATGAATATTACCAAACAATCTTACCGTTTAAACCAGGACAAACACGTGGTCAAGTAGTGCCAAGGCTAGGTAGTAGATATGATGTAGATGAGTTTGAAACAGGTTTAATGAGACATTCATTGACGCAATTTCCGTCATCTACTTATCTTTATCAAGATGGTCAAACAATAAGTAGAAATGCTGTCAGTGCTTGGTTAAGTCGCAATGAAGGTGAAGAAAGTTTAGGTTTAAATCCTCCTCTTAAAATAGGGGGAAATGACCAAGAAACAAATGAAAGTAGTCCAATTATCTTAGCTCATATATTAGAACAAAATTATTTAGTAAGAAAAAATGACGGGGCAGTAGAATTAGGTGGCGTTACCATTGGTTTAGCGCTTAACACCGTTCATAGTTATGAAATGGTGTTAGAAAGTGGAGTGCCAGTTGCAAGAGATTATGATATACCAGATAACCGTATAGAGTCAGAAGGCAGAAGGATGGCTGAGGAAATCGTTGCACGTGTAAGAAATGAAGTTGGTAGTGGCATCCCAATAATGGTGGCACTGTATAAACAAAGTCCAAATACTTCAATTGTTCCCGGTACGTTTATAGCAAAAGCTACAGTTGGAGAAAATAGTGCAAGTGTCGGAAGATGGGAAACGATAAATGAAAGTTATCAATATTTTCCTTCATCCGCTGCAATGAGAGATTTTCGTGATGATGCAGTAAGGTTTCAGAACTTTAAGGCCGACATTGAAGATTATTTTCCAAATCATACCGGTGTAGTTGGTACTGGACACTTTATTGAAGAGGATTTACAAAGTTTAACAATTAGAATAAATATGGATTACCACGGTAAAGCCGAGTTAATTGGTTTTACTCAATACGTAACAAGTCTAGTATTAGAACATTTCCCAGCTCACATCAATCTACAACTGTCTATCATGTCCATCAAAGGACCTGAAGCCTTAATCGTAAGAGATGCTGGAGCAGAAAAACCATTTGTGCATATTTATTAA
- the ligA gene encoding NAD-dependent DNA ligase LigA — MDNKTESRMRELHDRLNQYNYEYHVIDKPSVSDAEYDSLLNELIQLEQQYPELKLPDSPTQRVGGNVLDMFEKVQHRTPMLSLGNAFNEDDLRDFDRKVKQAVGEDVSYVCELKIDGLAVSLRYEDGLFVLGATRGDGTTGEDITMNLKTIRSIPLRLKETVSLEVRGEAFMPKNSFIALNEAKMQREEEPFANPRNAAAGSLRQLDPKIASKRNLDVFIYSMANAEDLDMNSHSQALDYIEILGFKTNKELVTCSSIEEVIEYVTGWHEKRPDLPYDIDGIVIKVDSIEQQEQLGFTAKSPRWAVAYKFPAEEVSTRLLDIELNIGRTGVVTPTAILEPVRVAGTTVQRASLHNEDLIREKDIKIGDYVVVKKAGDIIPEVVNVLVEKRTGEEKDFAMPTHCPECESDLVRIEGEVALRCINPKCPAQIREGLIHFVSRNAMNIDGLGERVIAQLFQEKLIEDVADLYRLTKEQLVALERMGEKSADNLLSAIEKTKNNSLERLLFGLGIRLVGAKAAKTLAQHFGNMDGLMQASKEELVAIHEIGDKMADSVVTFFEQPEVEQLIAELKELGLNTEYKGPKPVSAEDVDSVFAGKTVVLTGKLIEMKRNDAKEAIERLGGKVTGSVSKSTDLVIAGEDAGSKLSKATELGIEVWDEARMLQEIKS; from the coding sequence ATGGATAACAAAACAGAAAGTCGCATGAGAGAACTCCATGATAGACTTAATCAGTACAATTACGAATACCATGTGATAGACAAACCATCTGTCTCAGATGCGGAATATGATTCATTACTAAATGAACTAATCCAATTAGAACAACAGTATCCAGAATTAAAACTACCAGACTCACCAACTCAACGTGTTGGTGGAAACGTGTTAGATATGTTCGAGAAAGTGCAACACCGCACACCGATGTTAAGTCTAGGAAATGCATTTAATGAAGATGACTTACGAGACTTCGATAGAAAAGTAAAACAAGCTGTTGGTGAGGATGTTTCTTATGTATGCGAGCTTAAGATTGATGGGCTAGCTGTATCATTGCGATATGAAGATGGTCTTTTTGTATTAGGGGCTACAAGAGGCGACGGCACCACAGGGGAAGATATCACGATGAACTTAAAGACGATACGCTCGATTCCTTTAAGGCTAAAGGAAACTGTATCTTTAGAAGTCCGTGGGGAAGCGTTCATGCCAAAAAACTCATTCATAGCGCTTAATGAAGCAAAAATGCAAAGAGAAGAAGAGCCATTCGCTAACCCTCGCAATGCTGCGGCAGGTTCTTTAAGGCAACTAGATCCAAAGATTGCTTCTAAGAGAAACTTAGATGTATTTATTTATAGTATGGCAAATGCGGAAGACCTCGATATGAATTCCCATAGCCAAGCTTTAGATTACATTGAAATATTAGGATTCAAAACGAATAAAGAGCTCGTTACTTGTTCAAGTATTGAGGAAGTTATTGAATATGTAACGGGTTGGCATGAGAAGCGTCCAGATTTACCATACGATATAGATGGTATCGTAATCAAAGTGGACTCGATAGAGCAGCAAGAACAATTAGGTTTCACAGCTAAAAGTCCGAGATGGGCGGTTGCTTATAAATTCCCTGCAGAAGAAGTGTCGACAAGACTTTTAGATATAGAGTTAAACATTGGAAGAACAGGTGTTGTTACGCCAACAGCTATATTAGAACCAGTTCGAGTAGCTGGAACGACTGTACAGCGTGCTTCTTTACATAACGAAGATCTTATTCGAGAAAAAGATATTAAAATAGGGGATTACGTTGTTGTAAAAAAAGCTGGTGATATTATTCCTGAAGTGGTAAATGTATTAGTAGAAAAAAGAACAGGTGAAGAGAAAGACTTCGCGATGCCAACACATTGCCCAGAATGTGAAAGTGACTTAGTTCGTATTGAAGGAGAAGTAGCACTTCGCTGTATTAATCCTAAATGTCCAGCTCAAATTCGTGAAGGGCTCATCCATTTTGTTTCTAGAAATGCCATGAATATTGACGGTCTTGGAGAAAGAGTAATTGCGCAACTCTTCCAAGAGAAATTAATTGAAGATGTAGCAGACCTTTATCGATTAACGAAAGAACAATTAGTTGCATTAGAAAGAATGGGAGAAAAATCAGCAGATAACTTACTCTCGGCTATAGAGAAAACGAAGAATAACTCGTTAGAGAGACTGCTTTTTGGATTAGGGATAAGATTAGTTGGGGCAAAGGCAGCCAAAACATTAGCGCAACACTTCGGCAATATGGATGGCTTAATGCAAGCTTCGAAGGAAGAGCTAGTGGCGATTCACGAGATTGGTGACAAAATGGCAGATTCAGTGGTGACATTTTTTGAACAACCAGAAGTAGAACAATTAATAGCAGAATTAAAAGAATTAGGCTTAAATACGGAATACAAAGGACCTAAGCCTGTTAGTGCAGAAGATGTGGATTCAGTTTTTGCTGGCAAAACAGTCGTATTAACTGGTAAGCTAATAGAGATGAAACGTAATGACGCGAAAGAAGCTATTGAACGCTTAGGTGGAAAAGTGACGGGTAGTGTTAGTAAAAGTACAGACCTAGTCATCGCAGGGGAAGATGCAGGTTCAAAACTTTCCAAAGCTACCGAGCTAGGAATTGAAGTTTGGGATGAAGCAAGAATGTTACAAGAAATAAAATCATAA